From a single bacterium genomic region:
- a CDS encoding GerMN domain-containing protein produces MRARRRSRWMFALVVVVLVAAGIVWWAARERARDVEVYFVRFDTAHHKGSLTAVHRPAPRGPVDTRLAGALGDLLAGPGPSMPGDEPGLVTEIPAGTALLGVRVSGGIVTVNLSNTYATGGGSTSMLARVWQVVYTATQFPEAPAAQILIDGRRVEALGGEGVLIGAPLRRSAAPASF; encoded by the coding sequence ATGCGAGCACGGCGGCGGTCCCGGTGGATGTTCGCGCTCGTGGTAGTGGTCCTCGTGGCGGCGGGAATAGTGTGGTGGGCCGCGCGCGAGAGGGCGCGTGATGTGGAGGTGTATTTCGTCCGGTTCGACACCGCGCACCACAAGGGATCGCTCACGGCGGTTCACCGTCCGGCCCCCCGCGGACCGGTGGACACCCGCCTGGCGGGCGCGCTTGGCGATCTCCTCGCCGGACCGGGACCGTCCATGCCTGGGGATGAACCGGGCCTGGTCACCGAGATCCCGGCCGGGACCGCACTCCTCGGCGTGCGCGTGAGCGGAGGCATCGTGACCGTAAACCTCTCCAACACTTACGCCACGGGAGGCGGGAGCACGAGCATGCTCGCGCGGGTCTGGCAGGTGGTCTACACGGCCACGCAGTTTCCCGAAGCCCCGGCCGCACAGATTCTCATCGATGGACGGCGGGTCGAGGCGCTTGGGGGCGAAGGGGTCCTGATCGGCGCGCCGCTGCGGCGTTCGGCTGCGCCCGCGTCGTTCTAA
- the ligA gene encoding NAD-dependent DNA ligase LigA — translation MNAEGARSSTRRQASEEVAARIEELRDVIRHHLHLYHVLDAPEISDEAFDALMEELRTLEAAHPELVTPDSPTQRVGAPPAEGFRPVAHPQRMLSLANAFDDDDLRAWYKRVVGGLGSQTVELVCELKFDGAAISLVYEHGMFTQGATRGDGVRGEDITPNLRTVRSLPLRLRREADPPEFVEVRGEVYLPIQALEAINEERIQAELAPFANARNAAAGSLRQLDPAMTARRPLDLFVYQLGVVRGRRFATHWESLEWARDAGLPVNPQARRCRALDDVFAYIADWSARRATLPYGTDGVVVKVDSLDQQAELGATSQAPRWAIAYKFPAEQAETRVLDITVNVGRTGALTPVVALEPVRVSGVIVRRATLHNEDEMRRKDVRIGDHVIVQRAGEVIPEVVRVLPEKRTGAERRFEMPTKCPVCGSPVERRPGEAVWRCTGGAICPAQVLERLIHFGSRDALNIDGVGPKLLQQMLDRDLIRDPADLFTLTKAQVLTLERMADKSADNVIAAIDRSRHPSLARLIYSFGIRHVGLHVADVLAQYMPDLDRLAGAAFEEVRDIPGIGPTIAQSVVEFFAQPATKTLLQKLRAAGVHAEAAPAPPAGRLQGKTFVFTGALGRFSRRDAAERVTTLGGTVSDSLSARTTYLVVGDVPGSKLDRARKLGVTVLDEPAFVKLLEDA, via the coding sequence ATGAACGCCGAAGGCGCGCGCTCTTCCACGCGACGGCAGGCGTCCGAGGAGGTCGCCGCGCGCATCGAGGAGCTCCGCGACGTGATCCGCCATCATCTCCATCTCTACCATGTGCTCGACGCGCCGGAGATCTCGGATGAGGCCTTCGATGCGCTGATGGAGGAGCTGCGGACGCTCGAGGCGGCGCATCCTGAGCTCGTGACGCCCGACTCCCCGACGCAGCGCGTCGGCGCTCCCCCCGCCGAAGGGTTTCGGCCGGTCGCCCATCCTCAACGGATGCTCAGCCTCGCGAACGCGTTCGACGACGATGATCTCCGGGCGTGGTACAAGCGCGTGGTGGGGGGGCTGGGCAGCCAGACCGTGGAGTTGGTGTGCGAGTTGAAGTTCGATGGGGCGGCCATCTCGCTGGTCTACGAGCACGGCATGTTCACCCAGGGGGCGACGCGGGGAGACGGCGTGCGGGGAGAAGACATCACCCCCAACCTCCGGACCGTGCGGTCGTTGCCTCTGCGCCTGCGGCGCGAGGCTGATCCGCCGGAGTTCGTGGAAGTCCGCGGCGAAGTGTACCTGCCCATCCAGGCGTTGGAAGCCATCAATGAGGAACGGATCCAGGCCGAGCTGGCTCCCTTTGCCAACGCCAGAAACGCGGCGGCCGGCTCGCTTCGCCAGCTCGATCCGGCGATGACCGCGCGCCGGCCGCTGGACCTGTTCGTCTACCAGTTGGGCGTAGTGCGGGGGCGGCGTTTTGCGACCCACTGGGAGAGCCTCGAGTGGGCCCGCGACGCCGGCCTGCCGGTGAATCCGCAGGCGCGCCGCTGCCGGGCACTGGACGATGTCTTCGCGTACATCGCCGACTGGTCGGCGCGCCGGGCGACCCTTCCGTACGGCACCGATGGTGTGGTGGTGAAGGTGGACTCGCTCGATCAGCAGGCGGAGCTCGGCGCGACCAGCCAGGCGCCGCGGTGGGCGATCGCGTACAAGTTCCCGGCCGAACAGGCCGAGACGCGGGTGCTCGACATCACCGTCAACGTGGGGCGGACCGGCGCCCTCACGCCGGTCGTCGCGCTCGAGCCGGTCCGGGTCTCCGGGGTGATCGTGCGGCGGGCCACGCTTCACAACGAGGACGAGATGCGCCGCAAGGACGTGCGGATCGGGGACCACGTGATCGTCCAGCGCGCCGGTGAAGTGATCCCCGAGGTCGTGCGGGTGTTGCCGGAGAAGCGGACCGGGGCGGAGCGCCGGTTCGAGATGCCGACGAAGTGCCCCGTGTGCGGGTCGCCGGTGGAGCGGCGGCCCGGCGAAGCGGTGTGGCGGTGCACCGGCGGCGCCATCTGTCCAGCCCAGGTGCTGGAACGCCTGATCCACTTCGGGTCCCGCGACGCGCTGAACATCGACGGGGTCGGACCGAAGCTGCTCCAACAGATGCTGGATCGCGATCTGATCCGCGACCCCGCGGACCTCTTCACCCTGACCAAGGCCCAGGTCTTGACCCTGGAGCGCATGGCTGACAAGTCGGCCGACAACGTCATCGCCGCGATCGACCGGAGCCGCCATCCTTCTCTCGCCCGATTGATCTATAGCTTCGGTATCCGGCATGTCGGCCTGCACGTCGCCGACGTGCTCGCGCAATACATGCCCGATCTCGACCGGCTCGCCGGCGCCGCGTTCGAGGAGGTGCGGGACATCCCCGGGATCGGCCCGACGATCGCCCAGAGCGTAGTGGAGTTCTTTGCGCAACCGGCGACGAAGACGCTCTTGCAAAAGCTTCGCGCGGCGGGAGTTCACGCGGAGGCGGCGCCGGCCCCCCCGGCAGGGCGCCTCCAGGGGAAGACGTTCGTGTTCACGGGTGCCCTCGGGCGCTTTTCGAGACGGGACGCCGCGGAGCGCGTGACCACCCTCGGCGGGACCGTCTCCGACAGCCTGAGCGCACGCACCACCTACCTCGTGGTGGGGGACGTACCGGGGAGCAAACTCGACCGCGCGCGAAAGCTCGGGGTGACCGTGTTGGATGAGCCCGCCTTCGTGAAACTGCTGGAAGACGCGTGA